GAAGGCATGGAGGAGGAGGAGCTGGCCAAGCTGGGCGACCCTTACTTCTCGACGAAGAAAAAAGGAACCGGACTCGGCCTGATGGTGACCTTCCGCATTATCGAGGTGATGAGCGGCACAATCGAATTCCGCAGCCGAAAAGGGAAAGGAACCGAAGCGATCATTCAGTTCCCCATCGTGCATAAACAGGCTGAACTACCAGGCGGCACCGACATCTGACCGGCCGTCGGCCGTTTCTTCCGGCGGCTGAGGGACGACCAGATAGAAGAGGCCGGGCTTTTCCTCCAGCGCCTTCACTTCGATGTGTGCCGGGATGTCCACTCCAACCGCATCCCGGATGGCCTTCTTCGGGTTTGTAAGCAGTTCCTGCTTGAATGCCGGGTCATCCCAGGCTTTCTGTAAAATTTGAAGCTTTAGCGAGTCGAGTGACATCATGTTTGCTCATCCCTTTCCTGCAGGCTGGATTTCGTTTCCATTGTACCACTTCCATTCGTCAAAAGTCCCTCTATTTTTTATTTTTCGACAGGAATGAAATGAGCCCGCCCGATACCGCACGTTTCGTTTCTTCTTCCGCCCTGCGGGCATCGTTCCGGATGCCGCCCGCGACCCCGGCCTGGAAGGCGGCCAGCATCGGCGGCACGTCCGGAATCGCCCTGAGCCGCCGGCCGTAGTCGTCGGCGATGTCCGCCAATCGGTCCAGGCAGCCGCGGCGGTAGACCGCTTTCTTCACCTCGCGTTCGTCCAGCACGGCGTCCCGCTCTTCCGCCGCAAGCGTTTCCCGCACCAGCGTCAGAAAAGCGCTGCAGCCGGGATTGCCCAGGTCTTCCCGCCAATCGGCCCAATCGTCGGCAAGCTGCAGCGTCGCAAGCGCGAGATCGACGGCCTCCTCCAGAGCGCCGATGCGCGCTTCCTTGCCGGCCCGGATCAGCAGCCCGGCGGCGCACAGCTTGACCGGCCCCGATTTGCGCGCGATCCGGCGCGGGTCGCGCGGATCCGCAGGAATCCGTCCCTCGTCCGATACGGCGGAGGCCCAGTCCTCGAGATAGACGCGGCAGCGGGCCCAAAACGGCGACGAAGAGGGAAAATGAGCGTCATACCGCTGCTCGAACAGCCGCTGGGACAGCTGGCCGAGGGCGAGGGCGCGGCGGACCGCCGGCCCTGTCATATTCGGCGCCTGATCCATCGCGTCGTCCAGCAGGCAGAAATGCAGCATCGCATACAGGTTTCCCGCTGCGAGGTCGCGGCAAAGCGCCGGGTCGCAGGCGAGCTGCTCGTTCAGCCAGAAGGGAAGCAGGCAGCCGATATAGTTCGTGCCGCCGCTTTGCTTCAGCGGGTTGAAGCCGTCCAGCAGCGCCAGCCCGTCCGCATTCAGCGGAGCGGGAAACCGCGCGATTTCGGCCGCCGCTTCCGCGAAAAGGCTTTCGATCTCCGCACGGAACGGTTCCATCCAGTTCATTTTGGCCGCGTCTCCTTCCCCCGGCAATCGGCCGATACCGGCCTTTTCCTTTAACATTACCGCGTGCGGCGTCCGGTTACAATCCCGTTTCCCCCCTGCTCCGGTGAAGGCCGTGGAGCGGCCCCGGCAGCGCGGCTTCGAGGCAATGGGGCCGCCGATGTAGTATAATAATTCAAAATTGGCAGAGGTGATGGCGGTTGGCTTCGATTTCGGATGTGGCCCGGCATGCGGGGGTATCGGTAACGACGGTTTCCAAGGTGATCAACAATTACCCGGACGTCAGCGAGAAAACCCGCAAAAAAGTAAACGAAGCGATCACCCTCCTCCGTTTCGAGCCCAATGTGGTGGCGCGCGGGCTTGTGAAAAAACGATCCTGGACGGTCGGCATCCTGCTGTACAATATGATGACCAATCCGTTCGTGGCCGAGCTGACGGCCGGCATGAAGAAGGCGCTGGAAACGAGCGGCTACGATCTGCTTCATCTGTCTGCGGATTTCGACGACCCGCATTATTCCATCGTCCGGCACTGCGCAAGCCGCAACGTGGACGGCATCGTCGTCTTCGGCATCGGCCGCGAGCACCGGATGCTGCTGGACCTGCTGCAGGCGGAAATTCCGGCGATGTTCGTCGATACCGATCTGATCGGCCGGCGGGCCGGCTACATCACGGCGGATAACCGGGACGGCATCTTCAAGGTGATGGAGCATCTGGCGGGGCTTGGCCACCGGCGGATCGCTTTCATATCCGGGAATCTCGGCTACGTGGCGGGGCACAACCGGTTTGAAGGCTACAGGCAGGGGCTGGCGCATTTCGGACTTCCTTACTATACCCATTACGTGGAAGTGTGCGATTTTACGATGGAATGCGCTTATACGGCCATGCAAAGGCTGCTTTTGCTGCCGGAACGGCCGACGGCCGTCGTCTGCACGTCCGATCTGATGGCGATCGGAGCGATGGAGGCGGCCCATGACGCGGGGATGAAGGTGCCCGGCGACGTATCCGTCGTCGGGTTCGACAATACCGCGTTCGCATCCGTAGTGAAGCCGGCGCTGACAACGGTAAACCAGAACATTTTCGCGATCGGCGAGAAAGCGGTCGGCCATTTGCTGGAAATGATCGACAACCCGGATTACTCCCCGCCCGTGCATATCGAGCCGGTTGAGCTCGTCGTCCGCAAATCGACGGCACCGCCGCTGATCCTATGAGCCGAATGAACGTCGCTGCAGCCGAAACCCGCCCGGAAACGGACGGGTTTTTGAGTTTTCGCAGAGCTTGTTACTTTTGAAGAAGGCTCAGCATCAGAGCTTTCTGCACGTGCAGCCGGTTATCCGCCTGCCGGAAGATGATCGACTGCTCCGATTCGATCAATTGCTCCTCGATTTCGTAACCCGGATGAATTGGCATATCGTGCATCACATACGGC
This genomic window from Paenibacillus humicola contains:
- a CDS encoding NHLP leader peptide family RiPP precursor codes for the protein MMSLDSLKLQILQKAWDDPAFKQELLTNPKKAIRDAVGVDIPAHIEVKALEEKPGLFYLVVPQPPEETADGRSDVGAAW
- a CDS encoding LacI family DNA-binding transcriptional regulator, encoding MASISDVARHAGVSVTTVSKVINNYPDVSEKTRKKVNEAITLLRFEPNVVARGLVKKRSWTVGILLYNMMTNPFVAELTAGMKKALETSGYDLLHLSADFDDPHYSIVRHCASRNVDGIVVFGIGREHRMLLDLLQAEIPAMFVDTDLIGRRAGYITADNRDGIFKVMEHLAGLGHRRIAFISGNLGYVAGHNRFEGYRQGLAHFGLPYYTHYVEVCDFTMECAYTAMQRLLLLPERPTAVVCTSDLMAIGAMEAAHDAGMKVPGDVSVVGFDNTAFASVVKPALTTVNQNIFAIGEKAVGHLLEMIDNPDYSPPVHIEPVELVVRKSTAPPLIL